A single genomic interval of Alcaligenes sp. SDU_A2 harbors:
- a CDS encoding 2Fe-2S iron-sulfur cluster-binding protein, with amino-acid sequence MTDTAPSERRFRDYRVLERRDESATIVSFVLSPADGGPAPAFRPGQHLAFRLPVDGQTVLRNYSLSGDAAQPLRISVKRESAPAGLDVPPGQGSFYLHQHVQPGAVLSAAGPLGEFVLDEDSQRPVVLLSGGVGLTPMLAMLHRLVGSTERPVYFIHACDNGAAHAFRQEVLELAARRTQVQVRFVYRHPDAEDERNAHHCASGLITRAQLQSWLPLDDYDVYLCGPSGFMQMNYGLLRSLGIARERIHYEFFGPATVLDDEAAQTLVRADQPAAAGHVQTLSVPAETADQTESQMVTFLPDGRQARWHEGCESLLALAEEAGLSPDFNCRSGLCNTCMCTLVSGQVDYLEEPLDAVPEGKVLLCCSRPQGPVVVDLG; translated from the coding sequence TTGTGCTGTCACCGGCCGATGGCGGCCCTGCGCCGGCTTTCCGGCCTGGGCAACATTTGGCGTTTCGTCTGCCTGTCGATGGGCAGACGGTGCTGCGCAATTACAGCCTGTCGGGCGATGCGGCGCAGCCGCTGCGCATTTCGGTCAAGCGCGAGTCGGCCCCGGCGGGTCTGGATGTGCCGCCGGGCCAAGGCTCGTTCTATTTGCATCAGCACGTACAACCGGGCGCGGTGCTCAGCGCAGCCGGGCCGCTGGGCGAGTTCGTGCTGGACGAGGACAGCCAGCGGCCTGTGGTGCTGCTCAGCGGGGGAGTGGGCCTGACTCCCATGCTGGCCATGTTGCACCGATTGGTGGGTAGCACGGAGCGGCCGGTGTATTTTATTCATGCCTGCGACAATGGCGCGGCCCATGCCTTCAGGCAGGAAGTGCTGGAATTGGCGGCGCGCCGAACGCAGGTACAGGTGCGCTTCGTGTACCGGCATCCCGATGCCGAGGATGAACGCAATGCCCATCACTGCGCCAGCGGTCTGATCACGCGTGCGCAGTTGCAGTCCTGGCTGCCTTTGGATGACTACGATGTTTACCTATGCGGCCCCAGTGGGTTTATGCAGATGAACTACGGCTTGTTGCGCAGTCTGGGCATTGCGCGCGAACGTATTCATTACGAGTTTTTCGGGCCTGCTACGGTGCTGGACGACGAGGCGGCGCAGACGCTTGTCCGTGCAGACCAGCCGGCCGCTGCCGGGCATGTTCAGACTTTGTCGGTTCCGGCAGAGACGGCGGATCAAACGGAGTCGCAGATGGTGACGTTTTTGCCCGATGGACGTCAGGCCCGTTGGCATGAGGGCTGCGAGTCCTTGCTGGCTCTGGCCGAAGAAGCGGGATTGAGTCCTGATTTTAATTGTCGGTCTGGTCTATGTAACACCTGTATGTGTACCTTGGTGTCCGGTCAGGTCGACTACCTGGAAGAGCCATTGGACGCGGTGCCGGAAGGCAAGGTGCTGTTGTGCTGTTCTCGTCCCCAAGGTCCGGTGGTGGTGGATCTGGGGTAA
- the hutC gene encoding histidine utilization repressor, translated as MTAPTPSPQAAAPVYLQIKTFVLDKIQSGEWREGDLVPTELALCEQFDVSRMTVNRALRELTNDGLLVRIKGSGTYVAQPKFQSTLIEIRNIAQDIRERGHEHSSQVLSIERLQATQAQARQYGIPVDTPLFHSIIVHAENGQPIQYEDRIVDARIAPDYLEQDWSRQTPNEYLMRVAPLPSGFFTIEVQVPPATIAQALHMNERQPCLVMERITSSSGQFTTHARLWHPGDRYKFAGRM; from the coding sequence ATGACCGCTCCGACTCCCTCCCCGCAGGCGGCTGCGCCCGTCTACCTGCAAATCAAAACCTTCGTCCTGGACAAGATTCAGAGCGGCGAATGGCGCGAAGGCGATCTGGTCCCCACCGAATTGGCTTTGTGCGAACAGTTTGATGTCTCGCGCATGACCGTAAACCGGGCCTTGCGGGAACTGACCAACGATGGGCTGCTGGTGCGCATCAAAGGCTCGGGCACCTACGTCGCGCAACCCAAGTTCCAATCCACCCTGATCGAAATCCGCAATATCGCCCAGGATATCCGCGAACGCGGTCACGAGCACAGCAGCCAGGTGCTAAGCATAGAGCGTCTGCAAGCGACGCAGGCACAGGCGCGCCAATACGGCATCCCCGTGGATACGCCGCTTTTTCATTCGATAATTGTGCATGCGGAAAACGGCCAACCCATCCAGTACGAGGACCGCATCGTGGACGCGCGCATCGCCCCCGACTACCTGGAGCAGGATTGGAGCCGACAGACCCCCAACGAGTACCTGATGCGGGTCGCCCCCCTGCCCAGCGGTTTTTTTACCATCGAAGTCCAAGTACCGCCTGCAACCATCGCCCAGGCCCTGCACATGAACGAACGCCAGCCCTGTCTAGTCATGGAACGCATCACCTCGTCCAGCGGACAGTTCACCACGCACGCCCGACTCTGGCACCCGGGCGATAGATACAAATTTGCCGGGCGAATGTAG
- the hutU gene encoding urocanate hydratase has protein sequence METRTMPNDTASALGRDPRFDPGRVIHAPTGAQRSCKNWEAEAAYRMIQNNLDPAVAENPQHLVVYGGIGRAARNWACFDQILASLRELGDDETLLIQSGKPVGVFRTHSDAPRVLLANSNLVPKWATWEKFNELDRAGLFMYGQMTAGSWIYIGSQGIVQGTYETFAEAGRQHYGGSWAGRWILSAGLGGMGAAQPLAASFAGAVSLTVECKQSSIDFRLKTRYLDMQARDLDHALALIGQHTQAKTVVSIGLLGNAADVLPELVRRAQAGGLRPDLVTDQTSAHDLVHGYLPSGWTVEQWLAAKADTAQHAHLQREAARSCAVHVKAMLAFQQMGVPVVDYGNNIRQVAKDEGVDNAFDFPGFVPAYIRPLFCEGKGPFRWVALSGDPQDIYRTDRKIKELFPDNAHVHRWLDMAQSRIAFQGLPARICWLGLGERHRAGLAFNEMVRTGELKAPVVIGRDHLDTGSVASPNRETEGMLDGSDAVSDWPLLNALLNTAGGASWVSLHHGGGVGMGYSQHAGMVIVADGSEQAAARLKRVLINDCASGVMRHADAGYDLAIKTARDFGLNLPMIT, from the coding sequence ATGGAGACACGCACCATGCCGAATGACACTGCCTCGGCCCTGGGCCGGGACCCTCGCTTTGACCCCGGCCGGGTCATTCATGCGCCTACCGGCGCACAACGCAGCTGCAAAAATTGGGAAGCGGAAGCTGCCTATCGCATGATCCAGAACAATCTGGACCCGGCGGTAGCGGAAAATCCCCAGCATCTGGTGGTATACGGCGGCATAGGTCGCGCTGCGCGCAATTGGGCCTGCTTTGACCAGATTCTGGCCAGTCTGCGCGAACTGGGCGACGATGAAACCTTGCTGATTCAGTCGGGCAAGCCCGTAGGCGTGTTCCGTACCCATAGCGACGCGCCCCGCGTGCTGTTGGCCAATTCCAATCTGGTACCTAAATGGGCGACCTGGGAAAAATTCAACGAACTGGATAGGGCGGGGCTGTTCATGTACGGGCAGATGACAGCCGGCAGCTGGATTTACATAGGCAGTCAGGGCATTGTGCAGGGCACTTACGAAACCTTTGCCGAAGCGGGGCGTCAGCACTATGGCGGTTCGTGGGCCGGGCGCTGGATTCTAAGCGCCGGGTTGGGCGGCATGGGTGCGGCTCAACCGCTGGCGGCCTCGTTTGCAGGGGCCGTGTCGCTGACGGTCGAATGCAAGCAGAGCAGCATCGACTTTCGTCTCAAGACCCGGTACCTGGATATGCAGGCGCGCGACTTGGATCATGCCTTGGCGTTGATCGGGCAGCACACGCAGGCCAAGACCGTGGTGTCCATCGGTTTGCTGGGCAATGCGGCCGATGTGTTGCCGGAGCTGGTGCGTCGCGCTCAGGCCGGTGGCTTGCGTCCTGACCTGGTTACCGACCAGACCTCGGCCCACGATTTGGTGCATGGTTATCTGCCTTCAGGCTGGACGGTGGAGCAATGGCTGGCGGCCAAGGCCGATACGGCTCAGCACGCGCATTTGCAGCGCGAGGCGGCGCGCTCCTGCGCCGTGCATGTCAAAGCCATGCTGGCGTTCCAGCAGATGGGTGTGCCGGTGGTGGACTATGGCAACAATATCCGTCAGGTCGCCAAGGACGAGGGGGTGGACAACGCGTTTGATTTTCCCGGCTTTGTGCCCGCCTATATACGGCCGTTGTTCTGCGAAGGCAAAGGGCCGTTCCGCTGGGTGGCCCTGTCCGGCGATCCGCAGGATATTTACCGGACGGACCGCAAGATCAAAGAACTTTTCCCCGATAATGCGCATGTCCATCGCTGGCTGGACATGGCTCAGTCGCGTATTGCTTTCCAAGGTTTGCCGGCGCGTATTTGCTGGCTGGGCCTGGGCGAGCGTCACCGCGCCGGTCTGGCATTCAACGAGATGGTGCGCACGGGCGAGCTCAAAGCGCCGGTAGTGATCGGTCGCGATCACCTGGACACCGGTTCGGTGGCCAGCCCCAACCGGGAAACCGAAGGCATGCTGGATGGCTCGGACGCGGTTTCCGATTGGCCGCTGCTCAATGCCTTGCTGAACACGGCAGGCGGGGCCAGTTGGGTGTCGCTGCATCATGGCGGCGGGGTCGGTATGGGCTACAGCCAGCATGCAGGTATGGTGATTGTGGCCGATGGCAGCGAACAGGCCGCCGCCCGCCTGAAGCGCGTATTGATCAACGACTGCGCCAGCGGCGTGATGCGTCATGCCGATGCCGGTTACGATCTGGCCATCAAGACGGCCCGGGATTTTGGGCTGAATCTGCCTATGATTACCTAA
- the hutH gene encoding histidine ammonia-lyase: MSHTIEISPGALTLEQLRRIWQEPVTLSLPPGAIEAMAASSAIVHKIIRAGLPAYGINTGFGKLAQHRIADQDLEQLQKNLILSHSVGVGQPLADPVVRLLMAMKVASLARGFSGIRPEVVTTLLAILNAGIVPFIPVKGSVGASGDLAPLSHMTLTLIGQGQARYQGQWMDAAQALREAGISPIVLAAKEGLALINGTQVSTALTLHGLFRAQTVFRNAILAGALSVDAAKGSDAPFDPRIHQVRGQPGQIYAARLYRALLEGSQIRQSHVDNDTKVQDPYSLRCQPQVMGAVQDLIEQAGRTLLIEANAVTDNPLVFPGQDGQPDQVLSGGNFHAEPVAFAADTLALAIAEIGALAERRVALLIDASISGLPPFLVPSAGLNSGFMIAHVTAAALASENKSLAHPASVDSLPTSANQEDHVSMATFAGRRLEDMAQNTAAIVAIELLCAAQGIDFHAPLRTSSRLQKVQEAIRAAVPFYEQDRYLAPDIEALRVRVLDESLIQTAADLF; encoded by the coding sequence ATGAGCCACACCATTGAGATTTCTCCCGGCGCGTTGACGCTTGAGCAATTGCGCCGCATCTGGCAGGAGCCGGTAACGCTGAGCCTGCCGCCCGGCGCGATTGAGGCGATGGCGGCGTCCTCGGCCATCGTGCACAAGATCATACGCGCAGGCCTGCCTGCCTATGGCATCAATACCGGTTTTGGCAAACTGGCGCAGCACCGCATTGCGGACCAGGATCTGGAGCAATTGCAGAAAAACCTGATCCTGTCGCATTCGGTGGGGGTGGGGCAGCCGCTGGCCGACCCGGTCGTGCGTTTGCTGATGGCCATGAAGGTGGCCAGCCTGGCGCGTGGCTTTTCCGGCATACGTCCCGAGGTGGTCACCACCTTGCTGGCCATTTTGAACGCAGGCATTGTGCCGTTCATCCCGGTCAAGGGATCGGTCGGTGCCTCGGGTGATCTGGCCCCTTTGTCGCACATGACCCTGACCTTGATCGGGCAGGGGCAGGCGCGCTACCAGGGGCAATGGATGGACGCTGCCCAGGCGCTGCGCGAAGCGGGCATATCGCCCATTGTGCTGGCGGCCAAGGAAGGTCTGGCGCTGATCAACGGCACTCAGGTGTCCACCGCCCTGACCTTACATGGTCTGTTTCGCGCCCAGACCGTGTTTCGTAATGCCATTCTGGCCGGTGCCTTGAGCGTGGACGCGGCCAAGGGCAGCGATGCGCCATTTGATCCGCGCATCCATCAGGTGCGCGGCCAGCCGGGGCAGATCTATGCGGCCCGTTTGTATCGGGCTTTGCTGGAAGGCAGCCAGATACGGCAATCACATGTGGATAACGACACAAAGGTGCAGGACCCGTACAGTTTGCGCTGTCAGCCGCAGGTCATGGGGGCTGTGCAGGATTTGATCGAGCAGGCCGGCCGCACCTTGCTGATCGAAGCCAATGCCGTCACCGACAACCCTCTGGTGTTTCCGGGGCAGGACGGTCAGCCGGATCAGGTCTTGTCCGGGGGCAATTTTCACGCCGAACCAGTAGCCTTTGCGGCTGATACCCTGGCGCTGGCAATTGCCGAGATCGGCGCGCTGGCCGAACGGCGCGTTGCCTTGCTGATCGATGCCAGTATTTCCGGTCTGCCGCCTTTTCTGGTGCCGTCGGCCGGCTTGAATTCCGGTTTCATGATTGCGCATGTCACGGCGGCGGCCCTGGCTTCGGAAAACAAATCGCTGGCGCATCCGGCCAGTGTGGACAGCCTGCCCACGTCCGCCAATCAGGAGGACCATGTCAGCATGGCGACCTTTGCCGGCCGTCGCCTGGAGGATATGGCGCAGAATACGGCGGCCATTGTGGCGATTGAACTGTTGTGCGCGGCGCAAGGCATCGATTTCCATGCGCCGCTGCGCACGTCCAGCCGTTTGCAGAAAGTGCAGGAAGCGATTCGTGCCGCCGTGCCTTTTTACGAGCAGGACCGCTATCTGGCTCCGGACATCGAGGCGCTGCGGGTGCGGGTGCTCGATGAAAGCCTGATCCAGACAGCGGCCGACCTGTTCTAG
- a CDS encoding formimidoylglutamate deiminase has product MSLLRHHDALLAPWARLAGQWQANVLLRWNALGTLTHVIPHAGTTDIQAAGRVYAAQGAVLGGMPNLHSHAFQSAMAGQAEWRSQGQDSFWSWRELMYRFAARLEPEQSHAIAQWLYIQMLKSGYTSVCEFHYLHHQRDGRPYRPATALAQGVLEAARSTGLAITLLPVLYQYSNFGAVAARDDQKRFLNSPTQLLHLLESLQASHPADQDRHYGVAPHSLRAVTVSSLDTLLRGLRHLPHCRSIHIHIAEQTGEVDACRQEHGCGPVDFLHDHFDVNERWCLVHATHISDQERQRIVRSGAVAGLCPSTEANLGDGLFPAAAFLDEGGRLGIGSDSHICVDWRSELRLLEYGQRLLRRQRNVLANAAQPSVADHLFDTAAHGGAQASGRRCGELAPGRQADLMVLDLEHPILAGLDSRHWLSALVFTERAHANPIRDVFVSGTACVQDGRHPLEEQAFAAYRQALASLQRRA; this is encoded by the coding sequence ATGAGCCTGCTGCGCCATCACGATGCCCTTCTGGCCCCCTGGGCACGGCTGGCGGGTCAATGGCAGGCCAATGTGTTGCTGCGCTGGAATGCGCTAGGCACCCTGACCCATGTGATCCCACACGCCGGCACGACCGACATTCAAGCCGCAGGCCGGGTGTACGCCGCGCAAGGAGCCGTGCTTGGCGGCATGCCCAACCTGCATTCCCATGCTTTTCAAAGCGCGATGGCCGGTCAGGCCGAGTGGCGCAGCCAGGGACAGGACAGCTTCTGGAGCTGGCGCGAACTGATGTACCGCTTTGCCGCCCGCCTGGAGCCCGAACAATCACACGCCATTGCCCAATGGCTGTACATCCAGATGCTGAAATCGGGCTATACCAGCGTGTGCGAATTTCACTATCTGCACCACCAGCGCGACGGACGCCCTTACCGCCCCGCCACGGCGCTGGCGCAAGGCGTGCTGGAAGCCGCACGCAGCACCGGCCTGGCCATCACGCTGCTGCCCGTGCTGTATCAGTACAGCAACTTCGGCGCGGTCGCTGCGCGCGATGATCAAAAACGCTTTCTGAACAGTCCCACACAATTGCTGCATCTGCTGGAATCCCTGCAAGCCAGCCACCCCGCCGACCAGGACCGGCACTACGGCGTGGCTCCGCATTCGCTGCGCGCGGTCACCGTGTCATCGCTGGATACGCTGCTGCGCGGGCTGCGTCACCTGCCCCACTGCCGCTCCATTCATATCCATATTGCCGAACAAACCGGCGAGGTCGATGCCTGCCGACAAGAACACGGCTGCGGGCCGGTCGATTTTCTGCATGACCATTTCGACGTCAACGAACGCTGGTGCCTGGTACATGCCACGCACATCAGCGACCAGGAGCGTCAGCGTATCGTGCGCAGCGGTGCCGTAGCCGGCCTGTGCCCCAGCACGGAAGCCAATCTGGGTGACGGCCTGTTCCCCGCTGCCGCATTTCTGGACGAAGGCGGCCGCCTGGGCATAGGCTCGGACAGCCATATCTGCGTAGACTGGCGCTCCGAGCTGCGCCTGCTGGAGTACGGCCAGCGTTTGCTACGCCGCCAGCGCAACGTGTTGGCCAACGCCGCACAGCCTTCTGTGGCGGATCATCTGTTCGATACCGCCGCCCACGGGGGCGCGCAAGCCTCGGGCCGCCGCTGCGGCGAACTGGCTCCCGGCCGGCAGGCCGACCTGATGGTACTGGATCTGGAACACCCGATTCTGGCCGGACTGGACAGCCGACACTGGCTGTCGGCGCTGGTCTTTACCGAACGCGCCCATGCCAACCCGATCCGCGATGTGTTCGTCAGCGGAACGGCCTGCGTGCAAGACGGACGGCACCCCCTGGAAGAACAGGCCTTTGCGGCCTACCGGCAGGCTCTGGCAAGCCTGCAGCGCCGCGCTTAA
- the hutI gene encoding imidazolonepropionase, which translates to MSYTLWTRLRLAPDADPANTIDDACLVEQDGRIAWLGPRAQLPERWSRPAQTHELDGRWVTPGLIDCHTHLVYGGDRAHEFAQRLAGVSYEDIARQGGGIVSSVKATRALDDDALLAQSLRRLDALLDEGVTAIEIKSGYGLDTDSERKMLRVARRLGELRPVTVRTTFLGAHALPPEYAGRPDHYLDRVCQDMMPALAQEGLIDAVDVFCERIGFDLGQSERVLQTAQALGLPVKMHAEQLSNLGGSILATRYHALSTDHLEFLDESGVRAMKQAGTVAVLLPGAFYFLREQQRPPIALLRRYGVPMALSTDSNPGTSPCTSLLLMLNMACTLFRLTVPEALAGVTRHAALALGDPDITGTLTPGARADFVAWDVQSLAELVYWLGLPRCALVVQHGRISRDLRKHRS; encoded by the coding sequence ATGAGCTACACACTGTGGACCCGCCTGCGCCTGGCCCCCGATGCTGATCCGGCCAACACGATTGATGATGCCTGCCTGGTCGAACAGGACGGGCGCATTGCCTGGCTGGGTCCACGCGCGCAACTGCCCGAACGCTGGAGCCGCCCCGCACAGACACACGAGCTGGACGGTCGCTGGGTCACGCCCGGCCTTATCGACTGCCATACTCATCTGGTCTACGGCGGCGACCGCGCCCACGAGTTCGCCCAGCGGCTGGCAGGCGTGTCGTACGAGGACATCGCCCGCCAGGGAGGGGGGATTGTTTCTTCGGTAAAGGCCACCCGCGCACTGGACGACGACGCCTTGCTGGCGCAGTCCCTGCGCCGCCTGGACGCCCTGTTGGACGAAGGGGTTACCGCCATCGAAATCAAGTCCGGCTACGGTCTGGATACCGACAGCGAACGCAAGATGTTGCGCGTAGCGCGCCGCCTGGGCGAGCTGCGTCCGGTCACCGTGCGCACTACGTTTCTGGGGGCCCATGCGCTGCCGCCGGAATACGCCGGACGCCCCGACCACTATCTGGATCGGGTGTGCCAGGACATGATGCCCGCCCTGGCGCAGGAAGGCCTGATCGACGCCGTGGATGTGTTTTGCGAACGCATCGGCTTTGACCTGGGCCAGTCCGAGCGGGTTCTGCAGACCGCGCAGGCTCTGGGCCTGCCCGTCAAGATGCATGCCGAACAGCTCTCCAACCTGGGCGGCAGCATTCTGGCCACCCGCTACCACGCCTTGTCCACCGATCATCTGGAATTTCTGGACGAGTCCGGCGTTCGGGCCATGAAACAGGCCGGTACCGTGGCCGTGCTGCTGCCCGGAGCCTTTTACTTTCTGCGCGAACAGCAGCGCCCACCCATCGCCCTACTGCGCCGCTATGGCGTGCCTATGGCCCTGTCCACAGACAGCAACCCCGGCACCTCGCCCTGTACCTCGCTGCTGCTGATGCTGAATATGGCGTGCACCTTGTTTCGCCTGACCGTGCCCGAAGCACTGGCCGGCGTCACCCGCCACGCGGCACTGGCACTGGGCGACCCCGACATTACCGGCACACTGACACCCGGCGCGCGCGCCGACTTCGTGGCCTGGGATGTCCAGTCCCTGGCCGAACTGGTGTATTGGCTGGGCCTGCCGCGCTGCGCTCTGGTTGTGCAACATGGCCGTATCAGCCGCGACCTGCGCAAGCACAGATCATGA
- a CDS encoding HutD/Ves family protein, producing the protein MRHSSSACRAQLLQVNTLPEQPWKNGGGSLREIACHPPGAGFADFDWRISLALVSGPGQFSLFPGVDRHIVLIEGKSMLLHDNEQNSTHTLLPLEPYTFAGEASMRSQPQGCVLDLNLMLRRGRAQGRLHAWHGSDKSSATLNSGFHVLYAAQGRYQLQLDGHDWRLSAGQALVAECSAPVRLRCLTDTTPAALVHAAIDAPS; encoded by the coding sequence ATGCGTCATTCTTCTTCCGCCTGCCGGGCTCAACTGCTACAGGTCAACACCCTGCCCGAGCAGCCCTGGAAAAATGGCGGCGGTTCACTGCGCGAAATCGCTTGCCACCCGCCCGGTGCCGGATTCGCCGATTTTGACTGGCGCATCAGCCTTGCGCTGGTTTCCGGCCCGGGACAGTTTTCTCTTTTCCCTGGGGTAGACAGACACATCGTGCTGATTGAAGGCAAGAGCATGCTCTTGCACGACAACGAGCAAAACAGCACCCACACGCTCCTTCCCCTGGAGCCATACACCTTTGCTGGCGAAGCCAGCATGCGCTCCCAGCCACAGGGTTGTGTACTGGATCTGAACCTGATGTTGCGGCGCGGACGGGCCCAGGGCCGCCTGCACGCTTGGCATGGCTCGGACAAATCCAGCGCCACGCTGAACAGCGGCTTTCATGTGCTGTACGCGGCGCAAGGCCGTTATCAGCTACAGTTGGACGGACACGATTGGCGTCTGAGCGCCGGCCAGGCCTTGGTGGCGGAATGCAGCGCCCCGGTACGACTGCGCTGCCTGACCGACACGACGCCAGCCGCTCTGGTACACGCAGCCATCGATGCCCCCTCCTGA
- a CDS encoding aminotransferase-like domain-containing protein yields MDSLSQPFTFSQRAQKLTGSAIREILKVTARPEIISFAGGLPTPAGFPVEEIHRAFDKVLSEQGRVALQYATTEGYLPLRQWLADQMTAEGDVVSPDEVLLVNGSQQALDMLGKLFIDEGSKVLVESPTYLGALQAFSLYEPSYTSIPTDEQGMLPEYVSSPEAAGARMLYALPNFQNPTGLRLALERRQELVERCAAARIPIIEDDPYGELRYAGERLPSLLSLGRKAGATVVRLGTFSKVLAPGLRLGYIVAPRAIIDKLVQVKQATDLHTSTLTQMAVYEVVRTGFLDKHLPTVRDLYQKQCGYMLDAMQQHFPASAKWTHPEGGMFIWVTLPEHIDATVLLQKAIDKLVAFVPGEPFYAGADVKRNTLRLSFATVPEEKIREGIAILGKLISEA; encoded by the coding sequence ATGGATTCCCTTTCCCAGCCTTTTACCTTTTCCCAGCGCGCCCAGAAACTGACCGGCTCTGCGATTCGTGAAATTCTCAAAGTCACTGCGCGGCCCGAGATTATTTCCTTTGCGGGCGGCCTGCCTACGCCGGCCGGCTTTCCTGTCGAAGAAATTCATCGCGCGTTCGACAAGGTACTAAGCGAACAGGGGCGGGTGGCGCTGCAGTACGCCACGACCGAAGGCTATCTGCCGCTGCGCCAGTGGCTGGCCGACCAGATGACGGCCGAGGGCGATGTCGTCAGCCCGGACGAAGTCCTTCTGGTCAACGGCTCGCAGCAGGCGCTGGACATGCTGGGCAAGCTGTTCATCGATGAAGGCAGCAAGGTGCTGGTGGAATCTCCCACCTATCTGGGTGCTTTGCAGGCGTTCTCGCTGTACGAGCCGTCCTACACCTCCATTCCTACGGACGAACAAGGCATGTTGCCCGAGTATGTGTCCTCGCCCGAAGCGGCGGGTGCCCGCATGCTGTATGCATTGCCCAATTTCCAGAACCCCACCGGCCTGCGTTTGGCGCTGGAACGCCGTCAGGAACTGGTGGAGCGCTGTGCCGCGGCCCGCATCCCCATTATCGAAGACGACCCGTACGGCGAACTTCGCTACGCGGGCGAACGCCTGCCCAGCCTGCTGTCGCTGGGCCGCAAAGCCGGTGCCACGGTGGTGCGCCTGGGCACGTTCTCGAAAGTGCTGGCTCCTGGCCTGCGCCTGGGCTATATCGTTGCGCCGCGCGCCATTATCGACAAGCTGGTGCAAGTGAAACAGGCGACCGATCTGCATACCTCTACCTTGACGCAGATGGCCGTCTACGAAGTCGTGCGCACCGGCTTTTTGGACAAACACCTGCCGACGGTGCGCGATCTGTACCAGAAGCAGTGCGGCTATATGCTGGACGCCATGCAACAGCATTTCCCCGCCAGCGCCAAGTGGACCCATCCCGAAGGCGGCATGTTCATCTGGGTGACGCTGCCCGAGCACATCGACGCGACCGTTCTGCTGCAAAAAGCCATCGACAAGCTGGTGGCCTTTGTGCCTGGCGAACCTTTCTACGCCGGTGCCGACGTCAAGCGCAACACGCTGCGCCTAAGCTTTGCGACCGTGCCCGAGGAAAAAATTCGCGAGGGCATCGCCATCTTGGGTAAACTCATCTCCGAAGCCTGA
- the ubiA gene encoding 4-hydroxybenzoate octaprenyltransferase produces the protein MTPPPASDASRRPDLSDMRPADDWVARYLPASWGPYARLCRLDRPVGTWLTLLPAIAALVQAADGLPTLWRLVIFSLGALLMRGIGCCFNDMADRNFDHQVERTRFRPLTSGQITMRQAVIFVIAQIAVCALLLLAINEYSRWLALALFPIVMIYPLCKRFTYWPQVVLGICFNWGMLMAWSDTHNMVPFGAVLMWVGAILWQVGYDSIYAYIDVADDTKLGLHSTALRFRQAGKAWISGFYIAGMACWLVGGYLLNERILYYVVMAIIAAHLIWQMRHFDVRYPERGLRLFRANIWVGVLLVVAALAGTVSLA, from the coding sequence ATGACACCTCCACCCGCTTCCGATGCCTCGCGGCGTCCCGATCTTTCCGACATGCGCCCGGCCGACGACTGGGTGGCCCGGTATTTGCCTGCATCCTGGGGGCCGTATGCGCGCCTGTGCCGCCTGGATCGCCCGGTCGGCACCTGGCTGACCTTGCTGCCGGCTATTGCCGCGCTGGTGCAGGCGGCCGATGGCCTGCCTACCTTGTGGCGTCTGGTGATTTTTTCATTGGGTGCCTTGTTGATGCGCGGCATAGGCTGCTGTTTCAACGATATGGCCGACCGCAATTTCGATCATCAAGTCGAGCGCACGCGCTTTCGTCCTCTGACCAGCGGCCAGATCACCATGCGTCAGGCCGTGATATTCGTCATTGCGCAGATTGCGGTCTGCGCCTTGTTGCTGCTGGCGATCAACGAGTACAGCCGCTGGCTGGCGCTGGCGCTGTTCCCGATTGTCATGATCTACCCGCTGTGCAAGCGTTTTACCTACTGGCCGCAGGTCGTGCTGGGTATTTGTTTTAACTGGGGCATGTTGATGGCCTGGTCCGACACGCACAACATGGTGCCGTTCGGGGCGGTGTTGATGTGGGTGGGGGCCATTTTGTGGCAGGTGGGGTACGACTCCATCTATGCCTATATCGATGTGGCCGACGATACCAAGCTGGGCCTGCATTCGACGGCGCTGCGCTTTCGCCAGGCGGGCAAGGCCTGGATCAGCGGTTTTTATATTGCCGGCATGGCGTGCTGGCTCGTGGGCGGCTATCTGCTGAACGAGCGCATCCTGTATTACGTCGTCATGGCGATTATTGCTGCGCACCTGATCTGGCAGATGCGCCATTTCGATGTGCGCTACCCCGAGCGCGGACTGCGTTTGTTTCGCGCCAATATCTGGGTGGGCGTGCTGCTGGTTGTGGCGGCCTTGGCCGGCACAGTAAGCCTGGCATGA